From the genome of Gryllotalpicola protaetiae:
AGCAGGCTGAGCACCGTGGCGAGCGCGAGGAGGGGACCGCTTGTCACGAGCTCGGCGATCGCGAGCACGACCGCGGCGATGGTCTGAAGCACGAACAGCACGCCGAGCGAGCCGCCGACGCCGTCGAAGACGAGGAACAGGTGGATGCCGGCGACACCAAGCAGCAGCACGGCGCTGATGACCCTCAATACAAGTGGAAGACGCATACCAAGACCACGAGAGTGCGGCCGCCCGGGTTCAAAAGGCGGCGAGGAAGCGGTCGCGGAAAGCATCCATGCGCTCGAGCGGAGCGGTGGGAGACGGGCGGATGCCTGACTGCCAGTGCCACGAGGCGATCGCCTTCATGACGCTCGGGTCCTTCGAGATGATGCCGATCGGCACGTCGTGGTTCGCGTGCGCGCCGCTCACGATCGCCGCCGGCTGGTGGTCGCCGAGAGCGATCACGACGAGGTTCGGGTCGTCGACGTTGTGCAGGAAGTCGAACAGCGACCCCAGGGAGTACTGCACCGACTGCGCGTAGGCCTGCTGGACGCCGGCGGCGCTGCGCCACACGTCCTCGGCGGAGTCGCCCTCGGCCGGCTGCGGGCCGTAAATTGAGCCGTCGCCGACCGCGGACCATGGCACGGGCTGCGGCAGAGGCGCCCACGGCGTGTGCGATGACACGAGGTCGACCTCGGCCATCACCGGCTGGTGGGGGCCGGCGAGCTCGTGGTCGGCGAAGTACTTCCAGGTGTACTCGTCGGGGATGCGCGCGTAGCCGAACCTCGGGCCCTGGTAGCCGACGTTGTTCGCGGTGAGCAGCTCGTCGTAGTGGTAGAACGACGTGCCGAACGGCCACGGCTGCGCGTCCGACGGCACGTCGCTGACGGTCTTCCACCCTGCGTTGTGGAAGGCGTCGCTCAGCGTGAACCTCGTGCTGCGGATCACCTTGCTGTAGATCGGCTGCTTGTCGACCCACAGCCCCGTCTGCAGGGTCGAATGGGCCAGCCAGCTGAGCCCGCCGAAGGTCGGCGAGGTGAGCCACGCGCTCTGCGCCGAGTAGCCGTCGGCGTCGAGCTGCGCCTGCCCGGCGTGCAGGGTCCGGTCGACGCCTTTCGAGAAGCCGGTGCCCTGCACCGCCACCTGGCCGTAGCTCTCGACGAACGCGAACACGACGTCTTTGCCGCGCAGCGCCGTGAGCAGCTGCGACGGGGGCAGGCCGGCGTAGGCATCCGATGTGATCTCTGCGGGCAGCCGCGCGACGGCCGTGCGCGTCTCGGCCGCTTGCTGCGCAGCCTGGCCGATCGCGCCGATCGAGGCGGATGCCGCGACCGGCCGCCCCGGAATGATGGAGACCCCGACCAGCGCGAGCACCCCCCAGGCCGCGGCGACCGCGACCAGCGTCGCGCCACCCGGGCGCGGCCGCGCCCTGACCGCCGCCGCGACCCGCAGCCCCGCCCACGCGAGCGTCGCCATGACCGTCAGCGCGAGCAGCACCACCCCGACGAGCACCGCGACCGCCCACCCCGCGCCGATCGACGAGCGCAGCACGCCGAACGCGTCGATGAGCTGCGGGCTGTCGCTCGGGTCGAAGGGGATGTCGAGGGACTGCTCGAAGCCGAAATCGGCCGCGGCGGCGAGCAGTCCGGCGCCGACGAGCACCCCGAACAGCACGGCGACAGCGACGCGCGCCGCCCGCCATGGCAGCAGTGCGAGCACGATGACGGCGACGATCGATTCGGCCGGCAGCGCGATCATGGCTGCCGCGCGGCGCGCGGCGAGCAGGCCCGGCACGAGCGGGATGAGGACGAGCAGGGCGACGGCGACGGCGGTGCCGGGCCGCAGGCGACGGCGGCTCATCGGCAGCGCTCGGACAGGGCGTAGCGCAGCAGCACGACGTCGCCGATCCGGCGGGTCTCGAGCAGCGGGGCGCGCCGGGCGGCCGTCCACGGGAACGACGACGGCTCGACCATGCGCGGCGCCCCGGCCTGCCCGACGAAGAACGGGGCGACGACGAGCTGCAGCTCGTCGACGAGGTCGTCGGCGAGGAACTGCGTCAGCACGCTGCCGCCGCCCTCGACCATCAGCCTGCGTACACCGCGCCTCTCGGCGAGCTCGGTCGCGAGCTCGCCCATCGGCACCCGGCCGTCACCGAGGCCGACGACCGTGGCGCGGTCGCCGAGGCGCTTCCGCAGCTCGTCGGCGCGGTCGCACGGGCAGTACACGAGCTTCGCCGAGTCGCCCTGCGCGAAGAATGCGGCGTCGGGCGACAGCTCCCCGCTCGACGTCACGGTCACCTTCGCCGGCGACGGCGGCAGCCCGGCGGCGATGCGCCGATCGCGCCGGGCGGGGCTCTTCACGAGCAGCCGCGCGTCGTCGCGGCGGATGGTGCTCGCCCCCACCAGGATCGCGTCCTGGCCTGCGCGCAACTCGTCGACCCGCTCGAGGTCGTCCCGGTTCGACATCGTGAGCCGTTCCGGCCGGGCGTCGTCGAGATAGCCGTCGAGCGACATCGCGCAGCTCACGGTGACGTACGGCCGCCGGGTCACGCCCGCCTCCGCATGAGGACGAAGACGGCGCCAGGCAGCACCGCGATGAGCGCGAGCACGCCGAACGCCGCGCCCGCGGCCACGCCCGTCGCGGCCCCGAGCCCGGTTGCGGCTGCGAACAGGGAGGCGGATGCTTCGCGCGGACCCCACCCGCCCAGGTTGATCGGCAGCGACCCGGCGGTGAGCGCGAGCAGCGCCAGCGCGATCAGCTCGGGCAGCGGCGCATGCGCGCCGACCAGAAGCGCCGCGATGACGAAAGTCGCCGAATGCGCGCCCAGCACGACGACGGACGCGACGACCACCGTCACCCCGGTGCCGGGCTTCGCGAACACCGTGCGCAGCGCGGCGAGCTCGCGGCGCAGCATCCGCCGCCCCGCCCTGCTCGCCGCCACGGCGATCGCCGCCGCCGCGACCAGCCCCGCAGTCGCAAGAGCGGGCCACGCCGCGGCGGCCAGCGCCGACCCGGCGCCGAGCGCGAGCAGCGCGACGGCGACGACGCACAGCTGGACGAGCTGGCCCGCCGTGCGCTCGCCCACAACGGCCCGTGCTGCGGCGGCCGTATCGCTGGCGGCGGTGGCGTGCCGCCACGCGCGGTCGACGTCGCCGACCACTCCCCCGGGCAGCACAGAGTTGAGGAACTGGGAGCGGTAGTACTCGGCGACCGCGCGACGCCGTGTCAGGGGAACCCCGACCCGTGCGGCGAGCGCACGCCACCGCCATGCGGCGGCGGCCGTCGCGAGCGCCGTCAGCGCCAGCGCCGCGACGACGGCGGCCGGCGTGAGCGAGCGCACGCCGTGGACGAACGGCCCGGCGCCGACCGTCGCGGCCGTTCCGACGAGCACGGCTGCGCCGAGCCCGAGCGAGACCCACGCGCGGGTGCGGGCCGAGACGGTCAGCGCGGCCATGCGATCACGTCCTCGTGCTGGATCTCGGCGCGTAGGGCGCCTGCCGCGAGCTGCGCCCGACGCCGGCCCAGGTAGTCCGCGGTCTCGGCGGCGAGGTCCGGCAGCAGCTCCTCCGCCGCACCCGCCCAGCCGGTGAGCCAGGTCGCGAACAGCGCCTCGTCGTCGGGGCCGAGGCGCCAGGGCGTCCGCTCGGTGCGCACCCGCCAGCCGATCGTGTCGAACAGCGCGCCGATCACCGCGACCGCGTCGGGCCCGAGCAGCCGGCGGTCGCCGGCCGCTCTCCGCTGATGGTCGTTGAACGCGGCGCGCAGGGTCTCGTCGAGCGCGTCGGGCGGGTCCAGCGCGACGTCGCCCGTCACCGTGAGGCTGAGCAGCGCGGGCACCCCTGCGTGCTGGCAGGCGGCGACGATCGCCGCGGCTTCCTCGAGGGTGATCACGTCGAGCAGGGCTGAGGCCGTGATGAGCGACGCCCCGCCGAGCGAGTGCTCCGCGAGCTCCGCGAGCGGCTCGACGCTCGTGGTGACGAGCACGGGCCGGCCTGAGGCATCCGTCGCCGCACCCGGCGGGCGCCGCGCCAGGATCTCGTGGTCCCCGTCATGCAGCACCCAGTGCTGCGGGCCGGGCAGGCGCGGCGCGAGCCAGCGCATCATCGCGCCCGTGCCGCTGCCGAGGTCGTGGATGACGACGGGGCCGGGTGCGATGAGGTGCGCCGCCTGCGCGGCCAGCGCCTCGGACCTGGCCGCGTCGTCCGCGCCCTGGCGCAGGCCGAGCCAGTCGGCGGTGACGGTCGAGATGATGCTCATGCGGCCCCCAGCACCCGGTCGACGTCGGCGACGGTGTCGGCCCATCGCGGCGCCCGGTGCGTCGCGACAACGGCCTCCGCCCGCAGCCGCGCGCGCAGCCGCGGGTTCGCAAGCCAGCGCCACAGCGCGTGCGCGAGCGCCTCCGGGTCGTCGGGCGGCACGAGCAGGGCGCCGCCGCCGGCGACGGCCTCGCCGATGCCGCCGGCGGCGCTCGCGATGACGGGGATCCCACGGCTGCGGGCGTCGGCGAGCGCCATGCCGAAGCTCTCGGCCCGCGACGGTGCGACGACGAGCCCCGCACCGCGGTAGGCCCGCTCCAGCTCGGCCGAGCGCAGCACGCCCGGCGTGCGCACGCGGCCCTCGAAGCGGGCCGCGGCGCGCGCGACCCCGGCCGCGAAATCGGGGGCGACGGCCAGCGAGCCGGCAAGGGTGCACGTCCACTCCCGGGCGCGCAGGCGGCTGAGCGCCTCGAGCAGCACGTCCTGCCCCTTGTGCGGCGCGACCACGCCGACGCAGAGCAGCCGGTGCTCGGATCCGGGAGCGTGCCCCTGCGGGGCGCCGGACGCGCCCGGTAGCGCGACGCTCACCCGCTCCTCGTCGACGAGTCCGCGACGCACGAGCTCGCCCGCGGTCCACGCGCTCGTCGCGATCACCCGGCCGGCTGCCGCCAGCGCGCGGCGCTCGGCGTCGAGCGCGGCCCCGTCGGCGTCGGCGAACGCTCCGAGCACCATGTGGGCGAGGACGATGAGGCGGATGGCCGCCGCAGCCCCGATCGCATCGGGAGCCCACCCCGCGACCAGCCCGTCGACGAGCGCCACCGCACCGCGGGGAACCGCGGCGAGCGCGGCGGGCACGTCGGCGGCGGCGGCCGCCTCCAGCATCCGCACGTCCCAGCCGCGCTGCGCGAGCCCGTCACGCAGCCGTCGATCGTAGACGTTGCCGCCGCTCACCCGCTCGGGGTCGTCGATGCCGGCCGGCACGAGGAACCAGACCACGCGGGTCACAGCTCGACCTCGTAGGCGGCCCATGCGACGTGCGACTCGTGCAGCGTCACCGTGATGCCGGTGAGCCGGGCGGGCGCGAACTCGCCTGCCCGCGCCCGGGCCGCGAGCCCGTCGCCGATGAGCTGAGCCAGCCGCTCGGTGGTGGTGTTGACCCCGCGCAGCTCGGGCACGTCGTCGAGGTTGCGGTAGCTGAAGCCGCCGACCAGCTCGTGCAGCGCCTCCGTCGCGCGGCCGATGTCGATCACGATGCCGTCCTCGTCGAGCTCGGTCGCAGAGAAGGAGGCGTCGACGACGAAGGTCGCGCCGTGCAGCGCCTGCGCGGGCCCGAACGCCTCGCCTTTCAGGCTGTGCGCGATCATCATGTGGTCGCGCACGGTCACCGAGAACCTCGCGTTCATGCGCGCGCCCAGTCGATCGTGTGGCACATCGCCGGTTCGGTACCCGCCGCGATGCGGACCATCACCTCGGGAAGCTCCGTCCAGGGCGAGCTGCCCGACAGCAGGGCGTCGAACGCGTCGTCGTGCAGCAGCTCGAGCGCGAGGGCGAGCCTCTCACCGGTCGAGCGGTGCGCGCGCCGACGCGGTGAGACCGCCCCGACCTGGCTCGCCCGGATCGTGAGGCGCCGCGAATGGAAGTCGCCGCCCAGCTCGAGCGGCACGGGCCTGTCCCCGTACCAGCTGGCGACCACCACCTCGCCGTCGTCGGGCGCGGCGCGCAGCGCGAGCGCGAGGCCTGCGGGCGTGCCGCTCGCCTCGATCACGACGTCGAAGCCGTCGCCGACCGCATCCGGCGCGGCGAAGGCGACGCCGAGCCGCTCCGCCACCGCCGCCTTGCTCGCGTCGACGTCGACGAGCGTCACGCGAGAGGCGGGGATGCCGTGGGCGAGCCGTGCGACCGAGCATCCGATCATGCCCGCTCCGATCACGAGGACGCGGTCGCCGACGGCCGCGTCGGCGTCCCACAGCACGTTGACCGCCGTCTCGACCGCGCCGGCGAGCACGGCGCGACGCGGGGGCACGCCCTCCGGCACGGGCGTGACCGCCGCCTCGGGAACGGCGAACGCGGACTGGTGCGGGAACAGGGTGAACACGACCCGGCCCGCGAGCTCGCGCGGCCCGTCGGCGACGACACCCACGTTCAAGTACCCGTACTTCACCGGGAACGGGAACTCGCCGTCCTGAAACGGCGCCCGCATCCTCTGCCTCTCCGACTCCGGGACCGCACCGCGCAGCACCAGGGACTCGGTGCCGCGGCTGATGCCGGTCCACAGCGTGCGCACCGCCACCTCGCCCTCGCGGCGCGCCGCAAGCGGCTGTGCGCGCAACTCGCCCACGCCCGGGCCGGTCGCCCAGAACGCCATCGCATCGCCGGGGTCGCCGCGGTGAACCGATCGGCCCCTGGAATCCGTGTCCACTCTGAGCGTCATGATGAGTACACGGAGACGACGATGGCAAGGGTTCAATCGATTCCCTGGTGGTGGCTTGCGGCGGGCGCCGCGGCGCTGTATCTGCTCGGCCGCGCCGCCCCGCTGACGCCTGCGGGCTGGGTCGCCGGTGCCGCGTACCTCGCCGTCGCCGCGGCGCTGCTGGCGCGCGGCCTCATCCGCTCGCGCGCGCAGCGGTTCGGCCCGGCGAACGCCGCCACCGCAGCGCGCTCGGCCCTGATCGGGCTCGTGACCGCGCTCGTCGTGACGTCGCTGTCGCAGCCGGTGCCCCCACAGCTGCTCGTCGCGGTGGCGGCCCCGGCGCTCGCGCTCGACGCGGTCGACGGCTGGCTCGCGCGCCGTACGCACACGGAGAGCGCCGTGGGCGCGCGCTTCGATATGGAGGTCGACGCCTTCGCCCTGCTCGCCCTGAGCGTCGGCGCCGCGCCGCTGCTCGGCTGGTGGGTGCTCGCGATCGGGCTGATGCGCTACGTCTTCGTCGCGGCGGGCTGGGTGGCTCCATGGCTCACCGCGCAGCTCCCGCCGCGCTACTGGCGCAAGGTGGTCACCGCCGCGTGCGGCATCGCGCTGGTGCTCGCGGCTTCGACGCTGCTGCCCACGCCCGCCGCGGCCCTCGGCGTCGCCGCCGCGCTCGCCCTGCTGGTCGAGTCGTTCGGCCGCGACGTGATCTGGCTCGCTAGAGAGGCAGCGCGGCTTCGATCGCCGCGATCACCCGCGGGTCGTCCGGCTCGGTCTTGGGCCGGAAGCGCCAGGTCGCGCCGTCAGGGGCGACCAGGAACTTCTCGAAATTCCACTTGATCTTGCCGGCCTCGCCCTCGCTGTCCGGCGTGGTCACCAGCTCTTTGTAGAGCGGATGCCTGTGCCGGCCGTTCACCCGGATGCGGTCCATGATCGGGAAGGTCACGCCCCAGGTCGCCGAGCAGTACGCGGCGATCTTCTCGTTGTCGCCGTACTCCTGGAGGAACTGGTTGCTGGGGAATCCGATCACCGTGAATCCACGGTCGCCGTACTCCCGCTGCAGCGCCTCGAGTTTCTCGTACTGCGGCGCGAGGCCGCACCGGCTCGCGACGTTGACGATCAGCTTGGCCTTGCCCGACCATTCGGCGAGCGTGGTGCTGCGCCCGTCGATGGTCGTGAGTTCGATGGAATCGAGGGTGGTCATGGTGCCTCCTGAGCGCTACTTCCCCATGACACCACGAGATCGCGCACGGCGGGGTTCACCATGAGCCGAACGCGCTCCACGGCATCCGCTCACCACCTATTCACCGCTTGTCCACCCGACATGCCCAGCGCAACCCCGAGCAATCATCGGCTTGTCGTCGTAATGTGTCCGCGATGAAGGTGATCAGCTACAACCTCCGCGAGAACCACGCGAGCGGCGAGCTCGTGCCGCTGGTCGAGCACCATGATCCCGACGTGCTGTGCCTGCAGGAATGCGGCGCCACCGGGCTCCCCGAGCGCATCGGCGCGCTCAAGCTGGCCGGCGCCACGCTGCGCAACCGCCTGGGCCTCGCCCTCTACTACCGCGAGCACCGCTTCACGATGGTCGCGACCGAGAACTTCGCATTGAAGAAGTCGCTGCACGACCATCTGCTGGCGCCGGCCGACGAGCGCGTGGTCGGCACCCGGCTCGAAGACACCGAGGAAGAGCGCGAGGTGGTCATCGCGTCGTTCCACGCCTCACCGCTGACCGCCGTGAACTCGCTGCGCCGCGCGCAGATCGACGCCGCGCACGAGAAGCTGCGCGAGCTCGGGCCCGGCCTGCCCGCCCTCATGGTCGGCGACTTCAACTACCCCTGGTTCCACAAGAACCTGCGCGCGCGCATGGTCGAGTCCGGCTACGAGCTGAACCGCAGCGACAGCAGCACCTACGCCAGGTACCGGTACTTCCGCGGCCACTTCGACTTCGCGACGTCAACGGGTCTCGACATCAGCGGCGTGACGACGCTGCCGGCCGGTGTGAGCGACCACAAGCCGATCATGGTCGCCGCCGATTACCGCAGCACCGGCGACCGCGACGCCGAGGCCGCAGCCGCCTGACCGCGCCGCGGCGCCCGGCTCGATCCGTTCCGCCTGGCGCAGACCGGGCTCGGTAACACGCGCATCGCCGCGCGCCGTTCTGTCTATATTTTGTCTCATGGCCGAGACCGACGAGCCGGACCCTGGCGAGGAGCTCGCCCAGGCGGTCGCCGACGGTGACGAAGAGCGCATCGTCGCGATCCTGATGGGCAATGTCTGGTACTTCCTCACCCACGACTACCGTGCGCTGCAGGATGCCGCGGCGACGCTCTCCGACGAGATGCTCGAGCGCCACCCGGTGCTGCGCATCGCCCACCCGCTGGGTGGCGTGCTCGTCCGCACCAGCCGCCCCTTCGACCCCTCCGAGTTCGACGCGCTCACCGCGACCGGCGACCCCACCACGGTCGGGCTGTTCACCATGATCCAGGGCATCGCCCTGCGTGCGGGCGGCGACATCGCCGCCGCGCTGCGCTCGTTCCGTCGGCTCGAGGACTGGATCAGGCAGAGCGAGTTCGCCGGAAGCGCGCAGCACGATGGGCCCCTGTGGCTCTTCCACCACCAGATCGGGTCGACCTTCCTGATGGCGGGCGACACCCTGGGCGCGCTGCGGCAGCTGGGGGTGGCGCGCCAGATCGGCATCTCCTCGACGTCGGGCGGGGCGCAGCGCAGCGCAGCCGGACGGATCGCTGTCGCCTACGCGGTCCGCGGCTCGCTCGGCGAGGCCGAGCGGTCGCTGGCTGAGGCGCTGGCCCTGCCGTCCCCGACGGCCGCGTATGCGAGCGCCGCGTTCGGCACCGAGCGCACCGCCGCCGCGCTTCTCAGCGTCGAGCGGCTGGCGGAGGATGCCGACGAGCGCATCGCCGAGCTCGATGCGATCGACAATTTCGAGATCATCTGGCCGTTCGAGCTTCTCGCGCGCATCCGGCTCGCGCTCGGCAGGCAGCAGCCCTCGGAGGCGCTGGAGCTGGTCACCGTCGCCAGTGCCACGCACCTCGTGCAGGAAGGGTCGTTCGCGTCCGACCTCGTCGACGCGACGAGGATCGAGGCGCTGCTGG
Proteins encoded in this window:
- a CDS encoding sulfatase, translated to MSRRRLRPGTAVAVALLVLIPLVPGLLAARRAAAMIALPAESIVAVIVLALLPWRAARVAVAVLFGVLVGAGLLAAAADFGFEQSLDIPFDPSDSPQLIDAFGVLRSSIGAGWAVAVLVGVVLLALTVMATLAWAGLRVAAAVRARPRPGGATLVAVAAAWGVLALVGVSIIPGRPVAASASIGAIGQAAQQAAETRTAVARLPAEITSDAYAGLPPSQLLTALRGKDVVFAFVESYGQVAVQGTGFSKGVDRTLHAGQAQLDADGYSAQSAWLTSPTFGGLSWLAHSTLQTGLWVDKQPIYSKVIRSTRFTLSDAFHNAGWKTVSDVPSDAQPWPFGTSFYHYDELLTANNVGYQGPRFGYARIPDEYTWKYFADHELAGPHQPVMAEVDLVSSHTPWAPLPQPVPWSAVGDGSIYGPQPAEGDSAEDVWRSAAGVQQAYAQSVQYSLGSLFDFLHNVDDPNLVVIALGDHQPAAIVSGAHANHDVPIGIISKDPSVMKAIASWHWQSGIRPSPTAPLERMDAFRDRFLAAF
- a CDS encoding RibD family protein, whose translation is MTRRPYVTVSCAMSLDGYLDDARPERLTMSNRDDLERVDELRAGQDAILVGASTIRRDDARLLVKSPARRDRRIAAGLPPSPAKVTVTSSGELSPDAAFFAQGDSAKLVYCPCDRADELRKRLGDRATVVGLGDGRVPMGELATELAERRGVRRLMVEGGGSVLTQFLADDLVDELQLVVAPFFVGQAGAPRMVEPSSFPWTAARRAPLLETRRIGDVVLLRYALSERCR
- a CDS encoding lysylphosphatidylglycerol synthase domain-containing protein, with the protein product MAALTVSARTRAWVSLGLGAAVLVGTAATVGAGPFVHGVRSLTPAAVVAALALTALATAAAAWRWRALAARVGVPLTRRRAVAEYYRSQFLNSVLPGGVVGDVDRAWRHATAASDTAAAARAVVGERTAGQLVQLCVVAVALLALGAGSALAAAAWPALATAGLVAAAAIAVAASRAGRRMLRRELAALRTVFAKPGTGVTVVVASVVVLGAHSATFVIAALLVGAHAPLPELIALALLALTAGSLPINLGGWGPREASASLFAAATGLGAATGVAAGAAFGVLALIAVLPGAVFVLMRRRA
- a CDS encoding SAM-dependent methyltransferase, which gives rise to MSIISTVTADWLGLRQGADDAARSEALAAQAAHLIAPGPVVIHDLGSGTGAMMRWLAPRLPGPQHWVLHDGDHEILARRPPGAATDASGRPVLVTTSVEPLAELAEHSLGGASLITASALLDVITLEEAAAIVAACQHAGVPALLSLTVTGDVALDPPDALDETLRAAFNDHQRRAAGDRRLLGPDAVAVIGALFDTIGWRVRTERTPWRLGPDDEALFATWLTGWAGAAEELLPDLAAETADYLGRRRAQLAAGALRAEIQHEDVIAWPR
- a CDS encoding glycosyltransferase family 4 protein codes for the protein MTRVVWFLVPAGIDDPERVSGGNVYDRRLRDGLAQRGWDVRMLEAAAAADVPAALAAVPRGAVALVDGLVAGWAPDAIGAAAAIRLIVLAHMVLGAFADADGAALDAERRALAAAGRVIATSAWTAGELVRRGLVDEERVSVALPGASGAPQGHAPGSEHRLLCVGVVAPHKGQDVLLEALSRLRAREWTCTLAGSLAVAPDFAAGVARAAARFEGRVRTPGVLRSAELERAYRGAGLVVAPSRAESFGMALADARSRGIPVIASAAGGIGEAVAGGGALLVPPDDPEALAHALWRWLANPRLRARLRAEAVVATHRAPRWADTVADVDRVLGAA
- a CDS encoding 6-pyruvoyl trahydropterin synthase family protein, with translation MNARFSVTVRDHMMIAHSLKGEAFGPAQALHGATFVVDASFSATELDEDGIVIDIGRATEALHELVGGFSYRNLDDVPELRGVNTTTERLAQLIGDGLAARARAGEFAPARLTGITVTLHESHVAWAAYEVEL
- a CDS encoding zinc-dependent alcohol dehydrogenase; the encoded protein is MTLRVDTDSRGRSVHRGDPGDAMAFWATGPGVGELRAQPLAARREGEVAVRTLWTGISRGTESLVLRGAVPESERQRMRAPFQDGEFPFPVKYGYLNVGVVADGPRELAGRVVFTLFPHQSAFAVPEAAVTPVPEGVPPRRAVLAGAVETAVNVLWDADAAVGDRVLVIGAGMIGCSVARLAHGIPASRVTLVDVDASKAAVAERLGVAFAAPDAVGDGFDVVIEASGTPAGLALALRAAPDDGEVVVASWYGDRPVPLELGGDFHSRRLTIRASQVGAVSPRRRAHRSTGERLALALELLHDDAFDALLSGSSPWTELPEVMVRIAAGTEPAMCHTIDWARA
- a CDS encoding glutathione peroxidase; translated protein: MTTLDSIELTTIDGRSTTLAEWSGKAKLIVNVASRCGLAPQYEKLEALQREYGDRGFTVIGFPSNQFLQEYGDNEKIAAYCSATWGVTFPIMDRIRVNGRHRHPLYKELVTTPDSEGEAGKIKWNFEKFLVAPDGATWRFRPKTEPDDPRVIAAIEAALPL
- a CDS encoding endonuclease/exonuclease/phosphatase family protein, giving the protein MKVISYNLRENHASGELVPLVEHHDPDVLCLQECGATGLPERIGALKLAGATLRNRLGLALYYREHRFTMVATENFALKKSLHDHLLAPADERVVGTRLEDTEEEREVVIASFHASPLTAVNSLRRAQIDAAHEKLRELGPGLPALMVGDFNYPWFHKNLRARMVESGYELNRSDSSTYARYRYFRGHFDFATSTGLDISGVTTLPAGVSDHKPIMVAADYRSTGDRDAEAAAA
- a CDS encoding helix-turn-helix transcriptional regulator, which produces MAETDEPDPGEELAQAVADGDEERIVAILMGNVWYFLTHDYRALQDAAATLSDEMLERHPVLRIAHPLGGVLVRTSRPFDPSEFDALTATGDPTTVGLFTMIQGIALRAGGDIAAALRSFRRLEDWIRQSEFAGSAQHDGPLWLFHHQIGSTFLMAGDTLGALRQLGVARQIGISSTSGGAQRSAAGRIAVAYAVRGSLGEAERSLAEALALPSPTAAYASAAFGTERTAAALLSVERLAEDADERIAELDAIDNFEIIWPFELLARIRLALGRQQPSEALELVTVASATHLVQEGSFASDLVDATRIEALLALGDISGAERAASASSSRGPLTRIAAAQASVHRGDLAEAQEDLRYLGTRAALSPMQRAQLAALAARLEALRGGQVSPHLAEEFAASVTRQGFRRLATTMPATVVPLIRARLSPSAAAAFDAATADLHFAGPAGSITRALTESERRVLEALVAHETVADIAAALHVSPNTVKTQLRSVYRKIGVTNRADAVAVGSRLATATYG